GGAAAAGCCGCTCAAGCCGAAACCCAGGAAAAACCTGCACAAACCACTATTACCAATTACTATGTTACCATGTCGGGGACACATTTATGGCAACCCCGATGGTAGCGGGAACCGCCGCCTTGTTGTTGCAGCAGAATCCTACCTGGACACCGGATGAGGTGAAAAGGCAGTTGATGAGTACTGCTCTAAATTTGGGATTTGCGGTTAATGAGCAGGGGGCGGGGGAAGTGTTTTTTAAGTAGCAAAATAAGGAGGTTTAAAAATG
This genomic stretch from Thermincola ferriacetica harbors:
- a CDS encoding S8 family serine peptidase — its product is MATPMVAGTAALLLQQNPTWTPDEVKRQLMSTALNLGFAVNEQGAGEVFFK